In Primulina eburnea isolate SZY01 chromosome 5, ASM2296580v1, whole genome shotgun sequence, a single window of DNA contains:
- the LOC140832303 gene encoding protein phosphatase 2C and cyclic nucleotide-binding/kinase domain-containing protein-like isoform X1, with protein sequence MGCVYSKSCIGELCSPGNDKANESGDVKTATEIAVFSPTYSDSQETETRDKLRQLGSTRDHEAHITRLSRVSAQFLPPEGSRTVKVPSCDYELRCSFLSQRGYYPDALDKANQDSFCIHTPFGTSPDDHFFGVFDGHGEFGAQCSQFVKQKLCENLLRNSRFHMDAVEACHAAFLTTNSQLHADMLDDSMSGTTAVTVLVRGRKLYVANTGDSRAIIGEKRGKDIVAVDLSIDQTPFRPDELERVKLCGARVLTLDQIEGLKNPDVQCWETEEGDDGDPPRLWVQNGMYPGTAFTRSIGDSIAEEIGVVANPEIVVMELTSNHPFFVIASDGVFEFLSSQSVVDMVAKYKDPRDACAEIVAESYRLWLQYETRTDDITVIVVHVNGLDDDAFGQPTKFDAFLRPPVPQVVEVTGSESPSLMNWGSKNRARNDISRARLRAIESSLGNGQLWAPSSPTHRKTWEEEAHIERALHDHFLFRKLTSSQCHVLLDCMQRVEVKAGEIVVKQGGEGDCFYVVGSGEFEVFAIQEEKNGEVPRVLQRYTAEKLSSFGELALMSNKPLQASVRSVTDGTLWALKREDFRGILMSEFTNLSSLKLLRSIDLLSRLTILQLSRIADSLLEVSFTDGQTIIDKNAGPMGLYIIQNGVVKISFDMDSVKGVNAPSLKPDVENLDDDMSSKSISLEKTEGGYFGEWILLGEHLSSFNVIAVGNVVCSILTKENFDSVVGPLPKLSQADKSKAYSTYLSSESIRDLDTSDMKKIQIIDLEWKTCLYSTDVSEIGLVRVKDSEKLLSLKRFSKQKVKQLGKEGLVLKEKNILKFMSHSPFVPRVLCTVADQTHAAILLDTCIACSMTSVIHNGLNENSAQFCAASIVIALEVLHENGFLYRGVSPEVLAFDQTGYIQLVDFRFSKQLSSDPSEKTHTICGMADSLAPEIIQGKGHAFPVDWWALGALIFFMLQGEMPFGSWRESEITFARIVKGQLTLPQSFSLEAIDLITKLLEVDEHKRLGSQGIESIKTHPWFKDTDWIGIRERTIQAPHDIVSRINQFLESHPEDMLMSFHSPCRESDQLNTPEWLEDW encoded by the exons ATGGGTTGTGTCTATTCTAAGTCATGTATTGGTGAGTTATGTTCTCCTGGAAATGATAAGGCGAATGAAAGTGGAGATGTGAAAACAGCAACTGAGATTGCTGTGTTTTCACCTACTTATTCAGATAGCCAGGAAACGGAGACCAGAGATAAGTTGCGTCAGTTAGGTTCGACCAGGGACCATGAAGCCCATATTACAAGGCTATCCAGAGTGTCAGCTCAGTTCTTACCTCCCGAGGGATCACGCACTGTGAAAGTTCCATCGTGTGACTATGAATTACGGTGCTCGTTTCTATCTCAGAGAGGTTACTACCCTGATGCCCTTGATAAGGCCAACCAAGACAGTTTTTGCATTCATACACCATTTGGGACTAGCCCAGATGATCATTTCTTCGGAGTGTTTGACGGCCATGGTGAATTTGGAGCTCAATGCTCACAGTTTGTGAAGCAGAAGTTGTGTGAAAATTTGCTTAGGAATAGTAGGTTTCACATGGATGCGGTTGAAGCTTGTCATGCTGCATTCTTGACAACAAATTCGCAGCTGCATGCTGACATGCTTGATGATAGCATGAGTGGAACAACTGCAGTTACCGTGCTAGTTCGTGGCAGGAAACTTTATGTTGCAAATACAGGTGACTCAAGGGCAATCATAGGTGAGAAACGGGGGAAGGATATTGTAGCTGTTGACCTTTCCATCGATCAAACACCTTTTCGACCCGACGAACTAGAACGGGTGAAACTCTGTGGTGCTAGAGTTCTCACATTGGATCAGATTGAAGGACTCAAAAATCCAGATGTTCAGTGTTGGGAAACTGAAGAAGGCGATGATGGTGATCCTCCTAGATTATGGGTGCAAAATGGAATGTACCCGGGTACAGCTTTTACCAGAAGTATTGGTGATTCTATAGCTGAGGAAATAGGCGTCGTTGCAAACCCAGAAATTGTTGTTATGGAGTTGACATCAAATCATCCTTTCTTTGTGATTGCCAGTGATGGTGTCTTTGAGTTTCTTTCAAGCCAATCTGTAGTGGACATG GTTGCAAAGTACAAGGACCCTCGTGATGCTTGTGCTGAAATTGTTGCCGAGTCATATCGTCTTTGGCTACAATATGAAACTCGTACTGATGACATTACCGTGATAGTGGTGCATGTAAATGGGTTGGATGAT GATGCATTTGGCCAACCAACAAAGTTTGATGCCTTTTTGAGACCCCCTGTACCTCAAGTGGTTGAGGTCACGGGATCTGAGTCTCCATCTCTTATGAATTGGGGATCAAAAAATCGTGCAAGGAATGATATATCCCGTGCACGACTTCGTGCTATTGAAAGTTCTCTAGGAAACGGGCAGTTGTGGGCTCCTTCATCCCCAACTCACAGAAAGACTTGGGAAGAAGAA GCTCACATTGAACGGGCCTTGCATGATCATTTTCTTTTCAGAAAACTTACAAGCTCTCAGTGTCATGTTTTGTTGGACTGTATGCAAAGAGTTGAGGTTAAGGCAGGAGAGATTGTGGTTAAGCAG GGTGGAGAAGGTGATTGCTTCTATGTTGTTGGCAGTGGAGAATTTGAGGTGTTTGCAATTCAG gaagagaaaaatggagaagtTCCTAGGGTGCTACAACGCTATACTGCAGAAAAATTATCTTCTTTTGGAGAGCTGGCATTGAT GTCCAACAAGCCCCTCCAAGCTTCTGTTCGGTCGGTGACCGATGGTACTCTCTGGGCACTTAAAAGAGAAGATTTTAGAGGAATTCTTATGTCAGAGTTTACTAATTTATCCTCATTGAAGTTACTGCGATCAATAGATCTGCTTTCAAGGTTGACTATCTTACAGCTAAGTCGTATTGCAGATTCACTTTTAGAAGTGTCTTTCACTGATGGGCAGACAATAATTGATAAG AATGCGGGCCCCATGGGTTTATACATTATACAGAATGGAGTCGTAAAAATTTCCTTTGATATGGATTCGGTTAAAGGTGTGAATGCTCCAAGTTTGAAGCCTGACGTTGAGAATTTGGACGATGATATGTCTAGTAAGAGCATTTCTTTGGAGAAGACCGAAGGGGGCTATTTTGGGGAATGGATACTTCTGGGAGAACACCTATCTTCCTTCAATGTCATTGCTGTGGGCAATGTGGTATGCTCCATTTTAACAAAGGAGAACTTTGATTCAGTTGTAGGCCCTCTGCCGAAGCTTTCACAGGCTGATAA GTCAAAGGCATATTCAACCTATCTGTCTTCTGAATCTATAAGAGATTTGGATACTTCAGATATGAAGAAGATCCAGATCATAGATCTA GAATGGAAAACATGCTTATATTCCACGGACGTCAGCGAGATTGGTCTTGTGCGTGTTAAGGACTCAG AAAAATTGCTTAGCTTGAAAAGGTTTTCAAAGCAGAAGGTTAAACAACTTGGAAAAGAAGGACTTGTTCTGAAGGAGAAGAACATATTGAAGTTCATGAGCCATTCCCCTTTCGTACCTCGAGTTTTATGCACTGTTGCTGACCAAACACATGCTGCAATACTTCTAGATACTTGTATTGCTTGCTCTATGACCTCAGTAATTCACAATGGGTTGAATGAAAATTCTGCACAGTTCTGTGCTGCTTCAATTGTAATTGCTTTAGAAGTTTTACACGAG AATGGGTTTCTTTATAGAGGCGTGTCCCCTGAAGTTCTAGCATTTGATCAGACAGGATATATACAG TTAGTCGACTTCAGATTTAGTAAGCAGTTATCTAGTGATCCTAGTGAAAAAACACACACTATATGTGGTATGGCAGACTCTTTGGCTCCTGAAATAATTCAAGGGAAAGGGCATGCTTTTCCAGTTGACTG GTGGGCATTGGGAGCTTTGATCTTCTTCATGCTCCAAGGTGAAATGCCTTTTGGATCTTGGAGAGAAAGCGAAATCACATTCGCTAGAATAGTAAAAGGGCAGCTAACTCTTCCACAAAGTTTCAGCCTTGAAGCCATTGATCTCATAACCAAG TTACTTGAAGTAGATGAGCATAAACGACTCGGAAGCCAGGGCATCGAATCCATCAAAACTCATCCATGGTTTAAAGACACCGATTGGATAGGAATAAGAGAACGAACTATCCAAGCACCACATGACATTGTCTCCCGTATAAATCAGTTCTTGGAGAGTCACCCCGAGGATATGTTAATGTCGTTCCATTCCCCATGTCGAGAGTCGGATCAACTCAACACCCCAGAGTGGCTTGAAGATTGGTAG
- the LOC140832303 gene encoding protein phosphatase 2C and cyclic nucleotide-binding/kinase domain-containing protein-like isoform X2 translates to MGCVYSKSCIGELCSPGNDKANESGDVKTATEIAVFSPTYSDSQETETRDKLRQLGSTRDHEAHITRLSRVSAQFLPPEGSRTVKVPSCDYELRCSFLSQRGYYPDALDKANQDSFCIHTPFGTSPDDHFFGVFDGHGEFGAQCSQFVKQKLCENLLRNSRFHMDAVEACHAAFLTTNSQLHADMLDDSMSGTTAVTVLVRGRKLYVANTGDSRAIIGEKRGKDIVAVDLSIDQTPFRPDELERVKLCGARVLTLDQIEGLKNPDVQCWETEEGDDGDPPRLWVQNGMYPGTAFTRSIGDSIAEEIGVVANPEIVVMELTSNHPFFVIASDGVFEFLSSQSVVDMVAKYKDPRDACAEIVAESYRLWLQYETRTDDITVIVVHVNGLDDDAFGQPTKFDAFLRPPVPQVVEVTGSESPSLMNWGSKNRARNDISRARLRAIESSLGNGQLWAPSSPTHRKTWEEEAHIERALHDHFLFRKLTSSQCHVLLDCMQRVEVKAGEIVVKQGGEGDCFYVVGSGEFEVFAIQEEKNGEVPRVLQRYTAEKLSSFGELALMSNKPLQASVRSVTDGTLWALKREDFRGILIFTFRSVFH, encoded by the exons ATGGGTTGTGTCTATTCTAAGTCATGTATTGGTGAGTTATGTTCTCCTGGAAATGATAAGGCGAATGAAAGTGGAGATGTGAAAACAGCAACTGAGATTGCTGTGTTTTCACCTACTTATTCAGATAGCCAGGAAACGGAGACCAGAGATAAGTTGCGTCAGTTAGGTTCGACCAGGGACCATGAAGCCCATATTACAAGGCTATCCAGAGTGTCAGCTCAGTTCTTACCTCCCGAGGGATCACGCACTGTGAAAGTTCCATCGTGTGACTATGAATTACGGTGCTCGTTTCTATCTCAGAGAGGTTACTACCCTGATGCCCTTGATAAGGCCAACCAAGACAGTTTTTGCATTCATACACCATTTGGGACTAGCCCAGATGATCATTTCTTCGGAGTGTTTGACGGCCATGGTGAATTTGGAGCTCAATGCTCACAGTTTGTGAAGCAGAAGTTGTGTGAAAATTTGCTTAGGAATAGTAGGTTTCACATGGATGCGGTTGAAGCTTGTCATGCTGCATTCTTGACAACAAATTCGCAGCTGCATGCTGACATGCTTGATGATAGCATGAGTGGAACAACTGCAGTTACCGTGCTAGTTCGTGGCAGGAAACTTTATGTTGCAAATACAGGTGACTCAAGGGCAATCATAGGTGAGAAACGGGGGAAGGATATTGTAGCTGTTGACCTTTCCATCGATCAAACACCTTTTCGACCCGACGAACTAGAACGGGTGAAACTCTGTGGTGCTAGAGTTCTCACATTGGATCAGATTGAAGGACTCAAAAATCCAGATGTTCAGTGTTGGGAAACTGAAGAAGGCGATGATGGTGATCCTCCTAGATTATGGGTGCAAAATGGAATGTACCCGGGTACAGCTTTTACCAGAAGTATTGGTGATTCTATAGCTGAGGAAATAGGCGTCGTTGCAAACCCAGAAATTGTTGTTATGGAGTTGACATCAAATCATCCTTTCTTTGTGATTGCCAGTGATGGTGTCTTTGAGTTTCTTTCAAGCCAATCTGTAGTGGACATG GTTGCAAAGTACAAGGACCCTCGTGATGCTTGTGCTGAAATTGTTGCCGAGTCATATCGTCTTTGGCTACAATATGAAACTCGTACTGATGACATTACCGTGATAGTGGTGCATGTAAATGGGTTGGATGAT GATGCATTTGGCCAACCAACAAAGTTTGATGCCTTTTTGAGACCCCCTGTACCTCAAGTGGTTGAGGTCACGGGATCTGAGTCTCCATCTCTTATGAATTGGGGATCAAAAAATCGTGCAAGGAATGATATATCCCGTGCACGACTTCGTGCTATTGAAAGTTCTCTAGGAAACGGGCAGTTGTGGGCTCCTTCATCCCCAACTCACAGAAAGACTTGGGAAGAAGAA GCTCACATTGAACGGGCCTTGCATGATCATTTTCTTTTCAGAAAACTTACAAGCTCTCAGTGTCATGTTTTGTTGGACTGTATGCAAAGAGTTGAGGTTAAGGCAGGAGAGATTGTGGTTAAGCAG GGTGGAGAAGGTGATTGCTTCTATGTTGTTGGCAGTGGAGAATTTGAGGTGTTTGCAATTCAG gaagagaaaaatggagaagtTCCTAGGGTGCTACAACGCTATACTGCAGAAAAATTATCTTCTTTTGGAGAGCTGGCATTGAT GTCCAACAAGCCCCTCCAAGCTTCTGTTCGGTCGGTGACCGATGGTACTCTCTGGGCACTTAAAAGAGAAGATTTTAGAGGAATTCTTAT ATTCACTTTTAGAAGTGTCTTTCACTGA
- the LOC140832306 gene encoding uncharacterized protein: MEDIFARLLYLTSYINQALIQFIEDIMSRDVSRWFEDSEVISHGQHLISTVSSDAKCSFLDRASCSMDCNSTTRVGFHERGDSVPEDRPSINSRLQIVNTSSSYGGVRFIFKGLILPIYFFECAWRLAVESWRFFCNHMRQMQVRANGIISRVLKTLRGSSDDIGWLQCTPGMAPVEDGSVRFQELLQGIRSGLHKLPDSFVYLLIPGLFSNHGPLYFVSTKRFFSKMGLACHIAKIHSEASVEHNAWELKQYIEELYWGSGKRVLLLGHSKGGVDAAAALSIYSRELRNKVAGLALVQSPYGGTPIASDILREGQIADVETRRIMEFLICKLIKGDIRALEDLTYEKRKEFIRNHKLPNNIPLISFHSEASVAPGVIATMSHIAHAELPWFPRFGTEDAENAAIAARRVPVIVPVSAAMALCALHLQLRYGEKSDGLVTCRDAEVPGSVVVKPSRKFDHSWMVYSSWTKDPIEPDSCEMCEALLTMLVELGTKIQN, from the exons ATGGAGGACATCTTTGCCCGCCTCTTATACCTAACCTCCTATATAAACCAAGCATTAATTCAATTTATTG AAGATATAATGTCAAGAGACGTGAGTAGATGGTTTGAAGATTCAGAGGTCATTTCTCATGGTCAGCACCTGATATCTACTGTTTCCAGTGATGCCAAATGTTCTTTTCTGGATCGTGCCTCTTGTTCAATGGATTGTAACTCTACCACAAGAGTTGGATTCCATGAAAGGGGCGACTCGGTGCCGGAGGATCGGCCATCCATAAATTCAAGATTGCAAATTGTAAATACCAGCAGCAGTTATGGGGGTGTCCGCTTCATATTTAAAGG GTTGATTCTccctatttatttttttgaatgcGCTTGGAGGTTAGCAGTGGAATCTTGGAGATTTTTCTGTAACCATATGAGACAAATGCAAGTTCGTGCCAATGG CATTATATCTCGAGTGCTTAAAACTTTACGTGGATCATCTGATGATATTGGGTGGTTGCAATGTACTCCCGGCATGGCTCCTGTGGAGGATGGTTCAGTTAGATTCCAGGAACTTCTACAAGGCATTAG GAGCGGGCTGCACAAACTACCCGATTCTTTTGTTTACCTGCTGATTCCAG GTCTCTTCAGCAATCACGGTCCTTTATATTTTGTCAGCACCaaaaggtttttctcaaagatgGGTCTAGCTTGTCACATTGCTAAGATTCACAGTGAA GCATCGGTTGAACATAATGCGTGGGAATTAAAGCAGTATATAGAGGAGCTATACTGGGGGTCGGGTAAACGGGTGTTATTGCTTGGCCACAGCAAGGGTGGAGTTGATGCTGCAGCCGCGTTATCTATATATTCGCGAGAATTGAGAAATAAAGTCGCAGGTTTGGCACTAGTGCAGAGTCCTTATGGTGGAACACCTATAGCGTCTGATATTCTTCGTGAAGGCCAGATCGCTGACGTGGAAACCCGGAGGATCATGGAGTTTTTGATATGCAAATTGATTAAG GGTGATATTCGGGCCTTGGAGGATCTTACGTACGAAAAGCGAAAAGAATTCATCAGAAACCATAAACTTCCCAATAACATTCCTCTCATTTCCTTCCACTCTGAGGCAAGTGTAGCACCGGGCGTCATTGCGACCATGTCACACATTGCCCACGCAGAACTCCCCTGGTTTCCTCGATTTGGGACGGAGGATGCAGAAAATGCAGCCATAGCAGCACGAAGAGTGCCTGTAATAGTCCCTGTCTCTGCTGCCATGGCTCTTTGTGCCCTCCATCTACAACTAAGATACGGGGAGAAGAGCGATGGACTTGTAACGTGTCGAGATGCTGAAGTTCCCGGTTCAGTGGTTGTAAAACCAAGTCGTAAGTTCGACCATTCTTGGATGGTGTACTCTTCATGGACGAAGGATCCCATTGAGCCGGATTCTTGTGAAATGTGTGAAGCTCTGTTGACTATGTTAGTTGAACTTGGAACGAAGATTCAGAATTGA
- the LOC140832307 gene encoding DNA topoisomerase 1 beta-like, with amino-acid sequence MAVDAFNEKKALDDVDDDDQPLVFKRTSSSSKQNQVNSETKKLSSQKHDQRLGRPTSCQQSRNGESSTMQKDNLVPPSFKAPPIKSPLASPKPSSSSAKESSVKSYAANSKRPMSVTDKPNPDKKQLKEEQPLTQAADETNDSEDSGDDKPLSARLPASSSKSNSNHAKQGPDTLALVQKNSLPKKEDSDDEKPLSTKFQVKSDVRVSISRSNNSDVRKPILTKAEHNGSSSTDHSQKKPSPILKKRALDSVKFECGSSEKKPRISDTSIAVPRAKPKVEDDDDDHVPISQRMKNQNSSEKKSLSAKKVTKSVSASATITNKKSKKIVKNTKYSISSKVLPSSGEGQKWTTLVHNGVIFPPPYKPHRIKMLYKGKPVVLTPEQEEVATMFAVMLDTEYMNKPKFKENFMTDWRKILGKNHTIQKLEDCDFTPIYEWHQKEKEKKKQISTEEKKALKEEKLNQEEKYMWAIVDGVKEKVGNFRVEPPGLFRGRGEHPKMGKLKKRIQPSDIIINIGKDAPIPACPIPGESWKEIRHDNTVTWLAYWNDPINQKEFKYVFLAASSTLKGQSDKVKYEKARLLKNYIQGIQAAYTKDFSSKDLTRKQIAVATYLIDKLALRAGNEKDDDEADTVGCCTLKVENVEPVPPNILKFDFLGKDSIRYQNEVVVETAVFKAIQQFRNGKKGSDDLFDKLDTSKLNAHLKELMPGLTAKVFRTYNASITLDDMLSREMKGGEVAEKVVVYQHANKEVAIICNHQRTVSKSHSAQMLRLDEKIEELKGAVEELMEDLARAKKGKSPLKNADGKPKRNMNPEALEKKIAQTAAKIEKMERDKETKEDLKTIALGTSRINYLDPRITVAWCKRQEVPIEKIFNKSLLAKFAWAMDVDPEFRF; translated from the exons ATGGCTGTTGATGCTTTCAATGAAAAAAAAGCATTGGATGATGTGGATGATGATGATCAGCCACTAGTATTTAAGAGGACTAGCTCTTCTTCAAAACAAAACCAGGTGAACTCAGAAACGAAGAAATTATCATCTCAAAAGCATGATCAACGATTGGGGAGGCCGACATCTTGTCAACAATCTCGTAATGGTGAAAGTTCTACCATGCAAAAGGATAATCTGGTTCCTCCCTCTTTTAAGGCACCACCTATTAAGTCTCCTTTGGCAAGTCCAAAACCATCTAGTTCTTCTGCCAAGGAATCATCAGTTAAGTCTTATGCAGCGAATTCTAAAAGACCTATGTCGGTAACAGATAAGCCAAACCCTGATaagaaacaactcaaagaaGAGCAGCCATTGACCCAAGCTGCTGATGAAACCAATGATTCAGAGGATTCTGGAGATGATAAACCACTCAGTGCTAGGCTTCCTGCTAGCTCCTCAAAGAGCAACTCTAATCATGCCAAACAAGGGCCTGATACTTTAGCTTTGGTTCAAAAGAATAGTCTCCCGAAAAAGGAAGATTCAGATGATGAAAAGCCCTTGTCTACTAAGTTTCAAGTAAAGTCTGATGTTAGGGTATCCATTAGTAGGTCTAATAATTCTGATGTGAGGAAACCCATACTGACCAAAGCTGAACACAATGGGTCTAGCTCAACAGATCACTCTCAAAAGAAACCTTCTCCTATTCTAAAGAAGAGAGCTCTGGATTCTGTGAAATTTGAATGCGGATCTTCTGAAAAAAAGCCTAGGATTTCTGATACATCCATTGCAGTTCCTAGAGCTAAACCAAAGGTagaggatgatgatgatgatcatgTCCCCATATCACAGAGAATGAAGAATCAGAATTCTTCAGAAAAGAAATCATTATCTGCTAAAAAAGTCACTAAATCTGTATCTGCATCGGCAACAATTACgaacaagaaatcaaagaaGATTGTGAAAAACACAAAATATTCCATTTCGTCAAAGGTTCTTCCCAGCTCTGGTGAAGGACAAAAGTGGACTACTTTGGTCCATAATGGTGTGATTTTTCCACCTCCATACAAGCCTCACAGAATTAAGATGCTCTACAAGGGAAAACCTGTTGTCTTAACTCCAGAACAGGAAGAG GTTGCAACAATGTTTGCGGTGATGCTCGATACTGAATACATGAACAAGCCTAAGTTCAAAGAGAATTTTATGACAGACTGGCGGAAGATACTGGGAAAAAATCACACTATTCAGAAGTTGGAAGATTGTGATTTTACTCCTATATATGAATGGCATCAAAAAGAAAAGGAGAAGAAGAAACAGATTAGCACTGAG GAGAAGAAAGCCTTAAAAGAGGAGAAATTGAACCAAGAGGAGAAGTATATGTGGGCAATCGTTGATGGAGTCAAAGAGAAG GTTGGAAACTTCAGGGTTGAGCCACCTGGATTGTTTCGAGGCCGTGGCGAGCACCCTAAG ATGGGAAAGCTTAAAAAACGAATACAGCCAAGTGATATAATCATAAACATTGGGAAGGATGCTCCAATTCCTGCATGTCCTATTCCTGGGGAAAG CTGGAAAGAAATAAGGCATGACAATACGGTGACCTGGTTAGCATATTGGAATGATCCAATAAACCAGAAAGAATTCAAATATGTGTTCCTAGCAGCTAGCAGCACCTTGAAAGGCCAGAGTGACAAAGTGAAATATGAGAAGGCTAGGCTTTTGAAG AACTATATTCAAGGTATTCAAGCAGCTTATACCAAAGATTTTTCTAGTAAGGATCTTACCAGGAAGCAGATAGCAGTTGCAACCTATCTTATTGACAAATTAGCTCTCAGGGCAGGCAATGAGAAG GATGATGATGAAGCTGATACAGTTGGTTGCTGCACATTGAAAGTAGAAAATGTAGAACCTGTGCCTCCAAATATCTTGAAG TTTGATTTCCTTGGTAAAGACTCTATAAGGTATCAAAATGAAGTAGTTGTTGAAACTGCTGTTTTCAAAGCAATCCAACAGTTTCGAAACG GGAAAAAGGGTAGTGACGATCTTTTCGACAAGCTTGACACTAGCAAACTGAATGCTCATCTAAAGGAACTGATGCCCGGACTCACAGCCAAAGTATTTCGGACATACAATGCATCTATTACGTTGGATGATATG TTGAGTAGGGAGATGAAAGGTGGAGAGGTTGCTGAAAAAGTTGTTGTTTATCAACATGCAAACAAGGAG GTTGCAATCATTTGTAATCATCAGCGTACTGTCTCGAAGTCCCACAGTGCCCAGATGTTACGTTTGGATGAAAAGATTGAAGAATTAAAG GGTGCTGTGGAAGAACTAATGGAGGATTTGGCGAGGGCAAAGAAAGGGAAGTCCCCCCTGAAGAATGCTGATGGGAAACCTAAGCGGAATATGAACCCTGAAGC ATTAGAGAAAAAGATTGCTCAAACCGCTGCAAAGATTGAGAAAATGGAACGGGACAAGGAGACCAAAGAAGATCTGAAAACTATAGCTTTGGGCACGTCGAGAATCAACTACCTTGATCCTAGAATTACAGTTGCATGGTGTAAGCGCCAGGAAGTTCCTATCGAGAAG ATTTTCAACAAGTCCCTTCTGGCAAAATTTGCATGGGCAATGGATGTGGATCCAGaattcagattttga